The DNA sequence ATCCATCTGCTGGCGACGAGCTTGCTCAACCTCGCTATGTCCGGTCTTCATTTTGGAGAAGTCATCACGCTTGTACTCGGCCTGCTTGTTGGGCTGGCGATTTTCTACGTGAAGATCTGCCTTGAAGAGGAGCGACAGCACATTCTGATTGACGCGTGTCAGCATCTGCTCAAACAGCTGGAAGGACTCGAATTTGTAGACGAGCAATGGATCCTTCTGCTCAAACACCGCATTTTGTACGGATTGGCGCAACTGGTCCATCTCCCGCAAGTGCCCTTTCCAGTTGTCATCGATGATGGACAGGATGGAGACCTTTTCCAGCTCGTTGACTACATGGCGACCTTCAGATTCGAGAGCTTTATCGACAGGCACGACGATCTGGAGGTTTTTGCTTCCATCAGAGAATGGAATCAAGATGCGCTCGATTTGAGGATTCTCGGACTTGATGCGGCCGATTCCAGCAGCCAGTGTCTCGGAAAGACGCTTGGACTTGCGGGCGTAGGCATCCTGCGCAGTGCGATAAAGCGTTTCTGCGATGGTGTCCACATCTTGATCGTTCATTTGGGCAGCAGTGATACCGGAGTCCACGCCCAAGAAACGAAGGGAGTCCATTTTCAGGCCTTCCTCATCTGTCATGTCGATGTGCTGATCCACCAAGGTCTTGCAGAAGTCGAACAACATGTTGTCCAAATCCACCTTGATACGGTCGCCAAACAAGGCATTGCGGCGGCGGCGGTAGATGACCTCACGTTGGTTGTTCATGACATCATCATACTCCAGCAGGCGCTTACGCATGGCAAAGTTGTTTTCCTCGACCTTGCGTTGGGCATTGGAGATGGATTTGGAGATCCAAGAGTGCTGAATCACCTCACCATCTTGGTGGCCCATGCGGTCCATGACCTTGGAGATACGATCGGAACCAAAGAGGCGCATCAAATCGTCTTCCAGGGAGACGTAGAATTGAGATGCACCCGGGTCTCCTTGACGGCCGGAACGACCTCGGAGCTGGCGGTCAACTCGGCGAGATTCGTGGCGCTCGGTACCGATGATGGCCAGACCACCATTCTCCTTGACGCCCTCGCCCAGTTTGATATCCGTACCACGACCTGCCATGTTGGTTGCGATAGTCACGGCACCGGGCTTACCTGCTTCGGCTACAATTTCGGCTTCTCGCTGGTGCTGCTTGGCGTTCAAGACATTGTGCTTGACCTTGCGGATGGTGAGCATCCGACTCAATTTTTCCGAAACATCGACGGAGGTAGTGCCTACCAGAACCGGTTGGCCTTTGTCCTGTAGTTCGACAATTTCGTCGATGACGGCATTGTATTTTTCACGCTTGGTTTTGAAAACCAGATCCTCGCGGTCATCACGAGCGATCGGACGGTTGGTAGGGATGACCACTACGTCCAGCTTGTAGATTTCGTAGAATTCGGATTCCTCCGTCTCGGCCGTACCGGTCATACCCGCTAGTTTGTGGTACATCCGGAAGTAATTCTGGAGGGTTACAGATGCAAATGTCTGAGTGGCTTTCTCGACTTTCACATCTTCCTTGGCTTCAATTGCTTGGTGCAAACCGTCGGAATAGCGACGACCCGGAAGCACACGACCCGTCTGCTCATCGACGATCATGACCTTGCCTTCTTGAACGATGTACTCGACATCTTTTTCGAAGAGGGTGTAGGCCTTGAGGAGCTGATTGATGGAGTGCAGCAATTCTGACTTGTCGGCATAATCCTTAGAAGCCTCATCCTTTCTCTGAAGGCGCTCATCGGCACTCAAGGACGTGTCGTTTTCGATTTCCGCGAAAACGCTTCCGATATCCGGGAGAACGAAGAGGTCTGGATTTTCACCAGACTGAGCCAGCAAATCACGCCCTTTGTCGGTCAGTTCGGTTTGCTTGTTTTTGGCGTCGATAGTGAAGTACAACACATCGGTCGCCTCATGCATATTTTTGGAGTTGTCCTGCATGTAGAAGCCTTCCGTTTTGTTGAGGATGGCTTTCGTACCTGTTTCGGACAAGAATTTGATCAGGGGAGAGTTGTTCGGAAGCCCTTTGAAGGCACGGAACAACGCAAGGCCACCTTTTTCTTCATCACCGGCGGCGATCAATTTTTTGGCATCAGCGAGGTACTGATTGACCAATTGACGCTGGGAGCGAACGAGACGCTGAATACGTGGCTTGAGTTCCTTGTACTGCGCTTGGTCGCTCTTGTCTTTTTGGACAGGTCCTGAGATGATCAATGGCGTACGAGCCTCATCAATCAATACGGAGTCAATCTCATCGACAATGGCGAAGAAGTGGCGTTTTTGAACGAGGAATTCCGGGTGGGTGGTCATGTTGTCCCGGAGGTAGTCAAAGCCAAATTCGTTGTTGGTACCGTAGGTGATATCGCATGCGTAGGCGCGGCGACGCTCATCGGAGTTGGGCTGGTGACGGTCGATACAATCCACAGATAGGCCGTGGAACTGGAAGACCGGGCCATTCCATTCGCAGTCACGCATAGCGAGATAGTTGTTGACGGTCACAACGTGAACGCCCATACCTGCCAATGCATTGAGATAGACGGGAAGGGTTGCGACGAGGGTCTTACCTTCACCAGTTGCCATCTCCGCGATTTTACCTGTGTGGAGGACAGATCCACCAATCAACTGGACATCGTAGTGGACCATTTTCCACTCGATTTCAGCTTCAGCGGCAGACCAGTGATTTTTCCAAGTCGCTTGATCACCATTGATTGTCAGAAAGTCCTTGCCAGCTTGGGCCAATTCACGGTCCATGTCAGTGGCAGAGACCACCAGCTGCTTGTTTTCGGTCAAGCGGCGGGCCGTTTCCTTGACGACGGCAAAAGCCTCGGGCATAAGTTCGAGCAGGATATCATCCAATTGCTCGTAGTGTTGTTTTTCCAGCCCGTCGATCTGCTCGAAGAGTTGATCTTTGACGTGGATATCCGCTTCATTTTCGGCTTTGGTCCGGAGATCTTCGATTTCCTTGACCACTTCGGCCGTAAATTCCTGAATTCGTTGTTTGAATTCGGCTGTTTTTCCACGCAGCTCATCATCCGAAATATCGTGCAACTTGGCGTATTCGGTATTGATTTGCTCAACGATCGGCTGCAGCTCCCGCAAGTCCTTCTCCTTTTTCGATGGAAACAGCTTTCTGAGCAGGTTTTTCATTGGTGATATACGATTATGAATGTTTTCTCAACTCGTAGGAACCCCTTCTTTAGGTGGTTTTCGGCAATCGCTAAGTTACGGATTTCCTTGGATATCATGCTCCGGAACTCGGTGTTTACGCAAGATGTCGAGGATCTGTCCGTGCACCTGACCATTGCTAGCGACTAGCTGTTTGCCGTAGAGGGCACGATCTTTTTCCTGAAAATCCGTCACCTTTCCGCCTGCCTCGTGTACAAGCAAAATGCCTGCGGCCACGTCCCAGGGGTTGAGGTTGTACTCGAAAAATCCTTCGTATCGACCAGCCGCAACAAAAGCGAGATCCAGCGCAGCGCTTCCCATTCGGCGGATTCCATGTGCAGCAGCTTGAATGTCAGATACTGCTGAGACGTATGCGCCTCGCCACGGAAGGTCTTCATAGGGAAAGCCAGTCGCGATGACTGCCTTGGACAAATCGCTGTGATCCGTAACATGGATCGGGCGGTCGTTCAAAAAAGCGCCATGTCCCTTCCGAGCGGAAAATAATTGGTCATGGGCGGGTTCGTATACATATCCCAACGTCAATTCTCCCTCAATTTCTAGCGCCAAGCTGATTGCATAATGCGGAATGCCGTGGATGAAATTGGTGGTGCCGTCAATCGGATCGATGATCCAGACTGCTCCATTGGTGGATTCGACATTGTCTCCTTCCTCATTGATGAATCCGGAACCCGGAATCAGTTCCTTGCAGCGAGCCACAAGCTTCTGCTCGGTGGTGACATCTACATACGTAAAGGGGTCATTCAGCCCCTTGTACTCGATTTTGCTGTGTGAAAACCGCTCAAACTCATACTTGGTGTAGGCACCAACCTGCTTGAGGAGAGATTTGAGCTCGTTGTCCAGTTGATCCAAATTCACGATGGAGGAATCTTGGAGGTGAATATGTTGAGAATGCGGGGGCTAATGGTGTTCCATCCGCAGATATATCGGACGAAATTGCCACGAAGGATGCCAGATTGACAGCGCACCTTAGTGATGGCGGGCGTTCTCCACATAATGCGAAGCGCCTTCCCGGATCATTTCGATGTGTTTGGGGGTCAATGGCTTGATCTTTTTGGCGGGGATTCCTGCATAGAGATAGCCGGATTCTAGCTGCTTCCCAGCGGGGACAAGGGCTCCCGCAGCCACAATGGTGTGCGTCGGAACCAGTGCCTCGTCCAAGACGATTGCTCCCATTCCGATGAGGCATTCATCTTCGACGGTGCATCCATGGAGGATCGCCCGATGACCTACAACGACGTCATTTCCGATCACCGTAGGGGTCAAGCCCGTGGTGCAATGAATCATTGCATGGTCCTGAATATTGGTCCGTTCGCCGATTTTGATGGCGCCGACGTCTCCTCTCAAGACTGCGAAATACCAGACGGAACTCTGAGCGCCGATCTGCACCTCTCCGATGACAGTGGCATTTTCAGCCAAAAATACATCTGAGGCGATCACGGGCTTGTGCGATTGATAAGATTTGATCAATGCCATGGGATCAATTGGGGGGCGTTTCTTCCGCTGGGAGTTTGCCCAGATCGAGGGTGTTCCAGCGGCGATAGAGATTGAGCACGATGGCCAATGCAACGGCAATTTCCGCAGCCGCAAGCACCATCACAAACAGCGCCGCCATCTGACCGTCGAGGTCGATTCGGTCCGTTTGGGCAAATCCTACAAAGTTGACATTCGCAGCATTCAACATGAGCTCAATTCCCATGAGCGCCATGATCGCATTTCGCCGAGTGAGTACCAAAAATACCCCTACGGAAAATAGGACAATACCTACCGCCAAATATGCCTGAATATCCATGAATGGATGGTTGATTGCGGTTTGGATAAATTCCACATACTCGCATGAATGTGGAGCCTGATTGGGTGACAATTGCTAGAAAAATACATTTTCAGCGGATTCGCGAAAAGCAAATCGTGGAACATAATCGTGCATAGGACTAGCAAAATGCCTATTTGGGTGGAAAAATAAACCGCCGGTTTGACAATGCAAAATCAGGGGAGTAGCTTGATTCTTTTGTTTGTTATAACTCAAACGCCTTTGTTCATGACTAGCTATTCATTCCGAATTCAGCGCTGTGTTTGGATGTGGATCTGCATGATGGGTGTGGTGACAAGCCTACAGGCCCAGAACCCCTCTGAGCAAGTAATGCCCGTTACGGGTACTTATGCGATCACAGGTGCCTATGTTGTCCCCGCTCCCGGACAGGTCATCGCCGGGGGAACCGTCTTGATTCAAGATGGACTGATTGTGGAAGTTGGAACTTCCGTCAAGATCCCCGGTCACGCCCGTATCATCCAAGCCGACTCCATGTATGTGTATGCAGGGTTCATTGACGGCTTTTCCCACGCAGGAATCCCCAAGCCCAAAGAACCCAGCAGAAGCGAACGTCCCAAAGTCAAAAACCCCGGGACGCCTCCAGACAATCTCGCTGGAATCATGCCTCAACGCCAGGTCCGTGACCTGATGGACCCCAAAGACAAATCCATTGCTGAGCTTCGCGCAGCAGGATTCACTGCGGCTCATATCGCCCCACACGGAAAAATGTTGCCCGGCCAATCTGCATTCATTTTGACGGATGGATCGCATGCCGATGAGATGATCTACCAAGCTCAATCCGGACTGTATGCTCGATTTCAGGGAGCATCTGGGATGTATCCCAACACAGTCATCGGAGTGATGGCCAAATTCCGCGATCTATACCGCTCAGCAGAGGGACTCAAACAGCACGAAGTTCAATATGCTTCCTCGGCTGTTGGAATGGCCCGCCCGCCCCAGAATCAGGTCCTGCAAGCATTCTTCCCTGTAATCGACCAGTCTCTACCTGTCTTTTTCGAAACGCCCAAATTGCTGGATGCCCATCGTGCGATGGCTTTGCAGCGTGATCTGGGATTCCCGCTCGTATTGGCAGGATTGGAGCAAGGGGGGGATCTGATCCCCCAATTGTCCAATGGAGAATTTCCGGTGATTCTTTCTCTTGAACTTCCTGATGAGGTAGATGAGGAAGATGCCCCCAATTCAGGGAAAGCATCTGTCAACGAAGAACGTGACCAGCTCTTCAAGCGAAAACTGGAAGCATACGAGCAGTATGTCAGCCAGGCAGGAAAATTTGCTCAAGCCAATATCCCATTTGCATTCTCCACAGCAGGTGTCAAAACCAAGGAGATCCGCAAAAATCTCCAAGTCATGGTGGAATATGGATTGGACGAGGCCACTGCTTTGGCGGCGCTGACAACCGTACCTGCGGAATTGATGGGGGTTTCTGATGTGATGGGAACACTGGAAGCTGGAAAAATGGCGAATGTGATCGTGACCACTCAGCCATTTCTCGCCCAAAAGTCTCAGGTGAAATACGTATGGGTAGACGGCCATTTCCACGAATACGAAGCCAAGAAAAAGAAGAAATCGGCGGTAAGTCCTGATGCTCCTGTAGAAGCGGCTGGCCTCTGGTCTTTCACCGTGGAATCTCCACAAGGTACGGTGAATGGAACCCTCAAGCTCTCAGGTTCTGAGGGTGACTATGAAGGTACCATTAGCACGGATATGTCTCCCGACGAAAACACCTTGGAGTCCATCGAACTTGAAGGCAATATCCTGACATTCTCCTACAGCTTGAGCATGGGCGGCGACCAAGCCAGTGTCGATGGCGAGCTGGAACTGGATGGAGACACTTTCGAGGGGACCTTGAGCGTGGGCAATTTTGGTTCATTCCCCATCGAAGGAACCCGCGAAGGAGGCCCACAATAGGCGAGCATTTTCACAATCAACCAGACAATTCTATCCATCATGAATAGATTTTTGCTTGGCCTGATGGGGCTGTTGTTCGCCACAGGTGTGGTGGCCCAGACCCAGACAGGCAGTCTCATGATTAAGCATGGGACCGTCATGACCATCACGGACGGGACGTTGGAAGATACCGACATCCTCGTCGTAGATGGGAAAATCAAAAAGATCGGCCAGAATCTCAAAACCCCCAATGGGGTCCAAGAGATCGATGCCACTGGACAATATGTCATGCCCGGAATCATCGATGCGCACTCGCACATTGGCATTTCCGCGGTCAATGAAGCGACCAATCCCGTTACTGCCGAAGTTTGGGTTGGCGATGCACTCGATCCGATGGATGTGTCCTTGTACCGTGCGCTTGCGGGCGGGGTGACTATTTCCCACGCCATGCACGGATCGGCAAATGCGATCGGAGGCCAGTGCGAGACCATCAAGCACCGCTATGGTACCGTGAATCCCGAAGAACTGAGGATGGAAGGTGCGCCACGTACCATCAAATTTGCCCTCGGTGAGAATCCGATTCGTGTCCACGGAATTGGCAAGAACATCCAGCCTCGTACTCGTATGGGGATCGAGCAGGTGTTCCGTTCGGCATTTGCGGAGGCTCAAGCATACGCGGAGGAATGGAAAGCCTATGAAAAGGAAAAGAAGTCCAACCCAGCGGCTATAGCGCCAGCATACAGTTTGCGCAAGGAAACCATCGCCGGAATCCTATCTGGGGAGGTCCTGATTCACTGCCATTCATACCGTGCGGATGAGATCCTGATGCTCATGAATGTCTGCAAAGACTACGGAGTGAATAACATCACCTTTCAGCACGTCAATGAAGGATTCAAAGTCGCTCCCGAATTGGCGGAGTTTGGTGCTTCCGCCTCGGTATTCTCCGACTGGTGGGCATACAAATTCGAGGTGTACTATTCCACTGCCTACAATGCATCCATCCTGACGAAAAATGGCGTAACAACTTCGATCAATTCCGATTCGGACGAATTGATCCGTCACCTCAATCACGAGGCTGCCAAGACTCAACGCTATGGAAGCCTTTCCGATGAGGAAGCGCTCAAGTTGATCACCTTGAATCCTGCCAAGCAATTGGGGATTTCAGATCGAGTAGGTTCCATCGAAGTAGGCAAGGAAGGGGATTTCGCCATTTTCAGTGCCAATCCACTTTCTGTGTATGCCATCAACCAGATGACCATTGTGGATGGGGTGATTCGATTCGATATCGAAAACGATCCAGACGACATGCGTCTGTACGCAGATCCCGAAGAGACCCTGCAACCGGTATTCTCCGGCAATCATGGGCACGACCACGAGCGATGCATGCAGGATGTGCGGGAAATGTTGTTTGGCTATTGATCACCCAAATTCAAGGAAATGAAGTTCATGACAACTGTCATTAGACATATCATCATGCTGGGAGCTGTGTTGGTGAGTAGCCTCGCAGTTGGGCCGATGGTCCAAGCCCAGATGTCCAAGGGCACCTTTGAGACGGTGGTTTTGGAAAATGCCACGATCGTCACTGTTACCCAAGGCACGATTCAAGGAGACCTTTTGATCCAAGATGGAAAAATCGCAGCCATTGGCGAAGTCGATGCTCCGGAGGGAACCAACCGCATCGATTGCACCGGGAAATTTATCTATCCGGGAATGATCGATGGAGGAACACGCATAGGTCTGGCCGAAATCGGTGCGGTGAATGTGACACAGGATTACCGGGAAATTGGCGACATCACCCCGCACGTTCAAGCGTTGACCGCTGTGAATCCCAATTCCGTGATTATCCCTGTGACGCGTACCAATGGTGTGACTACTGCCCTGTCCGTTCCGGGTGGAGGACTCTTCACGGGAACTGCAGCACTCGTCAATCTGCATGGGTATACGCCCAATCAGATGTATGCTGGATTCAAGGCAGTGGTCTTGAATTTTCCTAGTTCCGCAAAACGTGGACGATGGGATCGTCGCAGCGAAGAAGACATCCAGAAGGATCTGAAGAAAAAGCTGAAAACCCTCAATGAAGTGTGGGATGGGGCCATTCGCTATGCGGCCATCGATTCTGCCTATCAGGCTGGTGGAGGCGAGAAGCCTGCCTACTATCCTCAGATGGAAGCTTTGGTTCCTGCCGTCAAGGGAGATGCCAAGCTGCTCATAGAGGTCAATGCGGCTTCTGATATTCTTGCAGCTATCGACTGGGTACAGAGCCGGAAGGTGGATGCTGTCTTCACGGGAGTAGGCGAGGGCTGGAGAGTTGCCGAAGAATTGGCTGAAGCTCAAATTCCGGTCGTCACAGGACCCATTCTGGAAACACCTAGTCGCGAATCTGATCGTTTTGATCGTCCATATGCCAATGCTGGTTTGATGCACAAGGCGGGAGTCAAAGTGGCGATTCGTACCAATGAAGCTGAAAACGTCCGTAACCTGCCCTTCAATGCTGGATTCGCAGCAGCTTATGGCATGGGAAAGGAAGAAGCACTCAAGGCAGTGACCATCGTTCCTGCGGAGATCTTTGGACTGGCGGAAGAACTGGGATCCATTGAGGTAGGCAAATGGGCCAACCTCTTTGTCTCGGATGGAGACCCCTTCGAGCCCAAAACTCAGATTACCCAACTGTTTATCAAAGGATGGAATATCCCGATTGATAGCCGACACATCCGATTGTATGAGGAATTTCTCGAAAGAGATCCGGGTATCGCCCGATAAGTCCGATATGCAATTTGCGAATATCTCCCTGACAGGCACTTGCTTGTCAGGGAGATGTTGTTTTTGGAGGGAAACTATCCCCTGAAAGGAGCGCAGGGTGATTGGCTTTCGAAAGCAGGATACGTAAGTTTGCCGAACATCCACGAGGTTGAAATGCCCGTATTGGCAGATGTTTAGATGGGCAAGGCAGACCCAAGATGCCTTTTGATGGTTTTAGTGAGACTCATGCGAATTTCGATAGTCATACCCCTTCACAACGAATCCCCCAATATCTCTCCTTTGCTGGAAGCCATTCGCAATGCTGGCATTGGGGATGATTATGAGGTGGTCCTCGTGGATGACGGCTCTACAGATGATACCGTAGCTCAAGTCAAGCTCCATGCAGACGATCACACCAAGCTGGTGGTCCTCGCCAAAAATTTTGGACAGACAACAGCCATGATGGCGGGCATCGATGCTGCTGA is a window from the Pontibacter sp. G13 genome containing:
- the secA gene encoding preprotein translocase subunit SecA, which codes for MKNLLRKLFPSKKEKDLRELQPIVEQINTEYAKLHDISDDELRGKTAEFKQRIQEFTAEVVKEIEDLRTKAENEADIHVKDQLFEQIDGLEKQHYEQLDDILLELMPEAFAVVKETARRLTENKQLVVSATDMDRELAQAGKDFLTINGDQATWKNHWSAAEAEIEWKMVHYDVQLIGGSVLHTGKIAEMATGEGKTLVATLPVYLNALAGMGVHVVTVNNYLAMRDCEWNGPVFQFHGLSVDCIDRHQPNSDERRRAYACDITYGTNNEFGFDYLRDNMTTHPEFLVQKRHFFAIVDEIDSVLIDEARTPLIISGPVQKDKSDQAQYKELKPRIQRLVRSQRQLVNQYLADAKKLIAAGDEEKGGLALFRAFKGLPNNSPLIKFLSETGTKAILNKTEGFYMQDNSKNMHEATDVLYFTIDAKNKQTELTDKGRDLLAQSGENPDLFVLPDIGSVFAEIENDTSLSADERLQRKDEASKDYADKSELLHSINQLLKAYTLFEKDVEYIVQEGKVMIVDEQTGRVLPGRRYSDGLHQAIEAKEDVKVEKATQTFASVTLQNYFRMYHKLAGMTGTAETEESEFYEIYKLDVVVIPTNRPIARDDREDLVFKTKREKYNAVIDEIVELQDKGQPVLVGTTSVDVSEKLSRMLTIRKVKHNVLNAKQHQREAEIVAEAGKPGAVTIATNMAGRGTDIKLGEGVKENGGLAIIGTERHESRRVDRQLRGRSGRQGDPGASQFYVSLEDDLMRLFGSDRISKVMDRMGHQDGEVIQHSWISKSISNAQRKVEENNFAMRKRLLEYDDVMNNQREVIYRRRRNALFGDRIKVDLDNMLFDFCKTLVDQHIDMTDEEGLKMDSLRFLGVDSGITAAQMNDQDVDTIAETLYRTAQDAYARKSKRLSETLAAGIGRIKSENPQIERILIPFSDGSKNLQIVVPVDKALESEGRHVVNELEKVSILSIIDDNWKGHLREMDQLRQSVQNAVFEQKDPLLVYKFESFQLFEQMLTRVNQNVLSLLFKADLHVENRQPNKQAEYKRDDFSKMKTGHSEVEQARRQQMDQERRVMAGPSGGEQQAERKMSRAERRAQERGKKKGGRR
- a CDS encoding inositol monophosphatase family protein, which translates into the protein MNLDQLDNELKSLLKQVGAYTKYEFERFSHSKIEYKGLNDPFTYVDVTTEQKLVARCKELIPGSGFINEEGDNVESTNGAVWIIDPIDGTTNFIHGIPHYAISLALEIEGELTLGYVYEPAHDQLFSARKGHGAFLNDRPIHVTDHSDLSKAVIATGFPYEDLPWRGAYVSAVSDIQAAAHGIRRMGSAALDLAFVAAGRYEGFFEYNLNPWDVAAGILLVHEAGGKVTDFQEKDRALYGKQLVASNGQVHGQILDILRKHRVPEHDIQGNP
- a CDS encoding gamma carbonic anhydrase family protein, producing the protein MALIKSYQSHKPVIASDVFLAENATVIGEVQIGAQSSVWYFAVLRGDVGAIKIGERTNIQDHAMIHCTTGLTPTVIGNDVVVGHRAILHGCTVEDECLIGMGAIVLDEALVPTHTIVAAGALVPAGKQLESGYLYAGIPAKKIKPLTPKHIEMIREGASHYVENARHH
- the nuoK gene encoding NADH-quinone oxidoreductase subunit NuoK → MDIQAYLAVGIVLFSVGVFLVLTRRNAIMALMGIELMLNAANVNFVGFAQTDRIDLDGQMAALFVMVLAAAEIAVALAIVLNLYRRWNTLDLGKLPAEETPPN
- a CDS encoding amidohydrolase family protein; amino-acid sequence: MTSYSFRIQRCVWMWICMMGVVTSLQAQNPSEQVMPVTGTYAITGAYVVPAPGQVIAGGTVLIQDGLIVEVGTSVKIPGHARIIQADSMYVYAGFIDGFSHAGIPKPKEPSRSERPKVKNPGTPPDNLAGIMPQRQVRDLMDPKDKSIAELRAAGFTAAHIAPHGKMLPGQSAFILTDGSHADEMIYQAQSGLYARFQGASGMYPNTVIGVMAKFRDLYRSAEGLKQHEVQYASSAVGMARPPQNQVLQAFFPVIDQSLPVFFETPKLLDAHRAMALQRDLGFPLVLAGLEQGGDLIPQLSNGEFPVILSLELPDEVDEEDAPNSGKASVNEERDQLFKRKLEAYEQYVSQAGKFAQANIPFAFSTAGVKTKEIRKNLQVMVEYGLDEATALAALTTVPAELMGVSDVMGTLEAGKMANVIVTTQPFLAQKSQVKYVWVDGHFHEYEAKKKKKSAVSPDAPVEAAGLWSFTVESPQGTVNGTLKLSGSEGDYEGTISTDMSPDENTLESIELEGNILTFSYSLSMGGDQASVDGELELDGDTFEGTLSVGNFGSFPIEGTREGGPQ
- a CDS encoding amidohydrolase; amino-acid sequence: MNRFLLGLMGLLFATGVVAQTQTGSLMIKHGTVMTITDGTLEDTDILVVDGKIKKIGQNLKTPNGVQEIDATGQYVMPGIIDAHSHIGISAVNEATNPVTAEVWVGDALDPMDVSLYRALAGGVTISHAMHGSANAIGGQCETIKHRYGTVNPEELRMEGAPRTIKFALGENPIRVHGIGKNIQPRTRMGIEQVFRSAFAEAQAYAEEWKAYEKEKKSNPAAIAPAYSLRKETIAGILSGEVLIHCHSYRADEILMLMNVCKDYGVNNITFQHVNEGFKVAPELAEFGASASVFSDWWAYKFEVYYSTAYNASILTKNGVTTSINSDSDELIRHLNHEAAKTQRYGSLSDEEALKLITLNPAKQLGISDRVGSIEVGKEGDFAIFSANPLSVYAINQMTIVDGVIRFDIENDPDDMRLYADPEETLQPVFSGNHGHDHERCMQDVREMLFGY
- a CDS encoding amidohydrolase family protein, which translates into the protein MKFMTTVIRHIIMLGAVLVSSLAVGPMVQAQMSKGTFETVVLENATIVTVTQGTIQGDLLIQDGKIAAIGEVDAPEGTNRIDCTGKFIYPGMIDGGTRIGLAEIGAVNVTQDYREIGDITPHVQALTAVNPNSVIIPVTRTNGVTTALSVPGGGLFTGTAALVNLHGYTPNQMYAGFKAVVLNFPSSAKRGRWDRRSEEDIQKDLKKKLKTLNEVWDGAIRYAAIDSAYQAGGGEKPAYYPQMEALVPAVKGDAKLLIEVNAASDILAAIDWVQSRKVDAVFTGVGEGWRVAEELAEAQIPVVTGPILETPSRESDRFDRPYANAGLMHKAGVKVAIRTNEAENVRNLPFNAGFAAAYGMGKEEALKAVTIVPAEIFGLAEELGSIEVGKWANLFVSDGDPFEPKTQITQLFIKGWNIPIDSRHIRLYEEFLERDPGIAR